A region from the Arvicola amphibius chromosome 12, mArvAmp1.2, whole genome shotgun sequence genome encodes:
- the Sncg gene encoding gamma-synuclein: protein MDVFKKGFSIAKEGVVGAVEKTKQGVTEAAEKTKEGVMYVGTKTKENVVQSVTSVAEKTKEQASAVSEAVVTSVNTVATKTVEEAENIVVTAGVVRKEDLEQPTSAQDQEAKEQEEDEEAKSGGD from the exons ATGGACGTCTTCAAGAAAGGGTTCTCCATTGCCAAGGAAGGTGTGGTGGGGGCTGTGGAGAAGACCAAGCAGGGAGTGACAGAGGCAGCTGAGAAGACCAAGGAAGGAGTCATGTATGTGG GCACCAAAACCAAGGAGAACGTGGTACAAAGTGTCACATCAG TGGCTGAGAAGACAAAGGAGCAGGCCAGTGCCGTCAGTGAAGCTGTGGTCACCAGCGTCAACACGGTGGCCACCAAGACcgtggaggaggcagaaaacaTCGTGGTCACCGCTGGGGTGGTACGCAAG GAGGACTTGGAACAACCCACGTCTGCCCAGGACCAGGAGGCCAAAGAgcaagaggaggatgaagag gcCAAGAGTGGAGGAGACTAG